From the Lactuca sativa cultivar Salinas chromosome 9, Lsat_Salinas_v11, whole genome shotgun sequence genome, the window CACAACCATTATAGGATCCTTCCTCTGCAACATCTATGGTAAACAACATAGATCTGGTGAAAAACAGAGGGGTCATGGCCTCCCCTGGCCCCTTAAAGGATCCGCCACTGATTAAAAGAGATACATAAGACAATAATGTCTCGTAAGCTACGCGGGTTTGTGACCCATAATCTACATCACATTTTCATTAAAACATTTCATATTTGCAAAACATATTTCAAATAGGCATTTTCACATTCCGTTTCATAtgaaaaacatttcatttttgtaaaACATATTTTTAAATAGACATTTTTCCACATTCTATTccatatcaaaacatttcattacTCATAACATATTTTAAAAGTTATTACTTTTCACCTTCCATTCCTTCTTTCATTAAGGGCTAATTTCGGTGTAAACTGTTGTCATTTTTATACTTAGGACCTAGCAATATCCCCAAGTCTATACCAAAGtggaaagaacaaatcaatccacCACAACATTATTTCCATTAGGACATCTATCTCACGAAGGGGAGGTGTCACCCTGATAGATTCCTCTATATCACGTTACGGGGACATCATGGTGCGAGCAATATATATTCTTTTCATTAttttccatttctttccattctaTTCATTACTTCACATTTATTTCCATTCTTTTCATTATTTTCCATTATATTCATTACTTTCTGTTTCtttccattctttttatttattttcgcTCTTTTCATTACTTTCCATGTGTTACATAGTTCATACATTAGTATCAAAATACTCATTTCGAAAGTAAAGCATCTATACttcaaaatatttcaaacatgTTAACAAAACCTTCGTTCTTCCAAAACTTCATTTCTTtcaaaaacattatttccttcaAGGAGttctttcaaaacaattctttccaaaaacatataacattttcttttcaaaatatttcatatatcaaagcattgcatttcattatcataaaatcatttttccatataCTTCAAAGTGGGAAAAATGTCAACACGTACTCACCTCAATCACACGTAGGCTAGCTAATCTTCTTCTAGTTCTTTTTCTTTAGAGCAACACTCTCAAACAACACCTATATAACATGGACATAAGtcattaaaatgaccaaaatacccctcttATGTTCCTTCACTAAATTTTATTGTTTCATCTTATTCCGTATGCAAAAATATGAATGTAGGCGGAAACTGCGCGTAAAACCGTTTCAAAACCTGAAGCCAAACCATTCCAACACCACACACTTAACACCCATACAAATATATTTCTTTCTCCTACCAAAACCATTGCAAGCAACAACTAAAAGCAATTCTCTAAAAttgcaatgtactttcaaaattgGTTATCTTCGGTTTTGGAAAGAAAACTCAGTACCATTACTACCGGACCCTCCTATTCGGTTAGGTTATATGTCCACCAAATGATGaaggttggtttcggttttttcgATTTCAAAACCGATGACATCCGTACATGTTGCTATTCAGTCAGAAAATCTTGTCATTAACCTGCAACAGATTTGTTTCtttaaaaaaacaatataaaatttCTTTATTATTAAAGCTTCTTTTGTTAAACCCATAACAAAAAACTACACCAACATAGCATCTTTTCGGATGCTAATTTGTGGTTGTTCTTTCACAACACGGATTGACAACAAAATCTTTCTTCTGAAACTCAGTTCTGTGAATGTACACACAAATACAAATGTGTATATACATGTCATACGGACACTCACACATACCGCACACGTCTTTTTGTTATGGatgttagggaccaaaaacattTGAATCTTGTTCATCGGTGGAATGTACTTGTAACTTGTTTCTTTGAGTTTGATTATCTTTGTCATGACTAGCTTTAAAGAATCTTAACCTTTTTGATATCAAAATCGAAGTAAAATTAGTTTATTGAATAACATTCTTTGGTCATGGAACAAGAACTGTATATCACCATGGATATTCCAAGGTTCTCGCCGTCCTTGTAAATATATTTAATCATCTGATTATTCCAATCTACATTATCACAACACCACAATTAACAAAACTACAcgttaaatatttttaatttaaacacagaaagaaagaaagggcATGAAAGTCAGATTTCGAAAGGTGAATTGGTCTCATACACATTTACAACCAACAACAAGTACACAACAATTCTTTTTCTATCAAACAAATTGTAATCTACATTTCACAAAGAACCCAATTAGACATAAAACTTCCTTATCAAGAAACAAATTACATCCCAAAAGGAAATTACCAAATCGCCCTCAACTTCCGGACCCATCACGGCTAGTACTCGCCTCCCCAAAAGACACCGAAGCTAAAGACTTTGAAGCCCATGCAGCCTTTGCATTCATGGCTCCGTGCAGGTTGCTTCTCTTGCAAGGCTCAGTCAATGAAGTGAATAACTGTATTGCACGATTCATGTAAGCCAATGGGTGCTCCCACAATGTTTTGAACCGAATGTTTAcattccttcttctccaagaaaCATGTGCACATGTGATGATAAACGGATAACCTAAGTAAAACAACCTTAAAACCACAAAAATGGTGGCTAATGTTAAGTATGTTTCGTGTCTGAACATGTTTTCGGGTGATTTTGCCCATGAAAACGGGCAGTTTTCTGGCTCGTTGATGTTGTTTTGATTTGTGTGTTCGTGTATTGTTTCACCAAGGGATGTTGCATTAACAGATTCGGCTTTAATacctataaataaataaaataagattAGTGTTAAATGATGATTATCTATTTGTAAATTTACCATTTTTATTAGGTCTAAGAAAAAAAAGGAAGTCAATATAGAGTGGGACCCGCAAACACAATTTGGTTAAAAAAAGGTATTTCACAAAATATGTGGTTATTTTGTGATAAAAGTTGAGAGGATGTAACTATTTTGTGATATTAACTTTCcatttttggttatttttgtGATTAGCCCTTTGTTAGGGGAAAATTTGAGAAGCACAACCAATTATAGGCatcttattgaaaaaaaaaagacctCTATTAAATTCTTTGACTTTTAAAACCTCCATATTGCGTCTTTTCAATAAGATGCCTATAATAGGGTGTGCTTTTCGGACATTCCTAAACATTTAATATTATGGGGTTTTTTCGTATGAATGAAATAATGCAAGGTTTTAAACATTCAGAAATTTAATATCATTCATATGGGTTGAAATAATGGGATGTTTTTCTGACATTTTCCTTTTTTTAACATAAATCCCAtaagaaattaattaattaaaaagtgAAGTTACCTGTAACATTAGTGTAAAAAGCCACAAGAGAAGTAGGGGTTCTTGAGCCATGATAACGAACACGCATTGTTGAGTTCAAGACAAAGAGAGTAGGAAACCCATGAACACCATATTTCGAGAGTATGCTGTATGCAAATTTTATGGTGTTATTcgtatatttaaattaaaaaataataataataataataataagcaaTCAAGGGGTAAAAATGTAACCTTGGCCTTATGACAGATTCCTCAATTGCAAAATGAGCTATGGAAGGATACAAGGAAGACATTTGGGATAAAGTTGGTCTAAATGTTCTTGAGAAAGGGCACCATGATGCATAGAAGAGGACAACAACGTAATTTCCAGCATTCTTATGAACCATACTTAATGCCTTTTGCAATGACGTTTCATCTCCCTGAAAATAAAGATTTGCAACCAACATTCAAATGAACATCATAGTTTCGTGTAATTGAAATCCATCAACTAATGATGAAAATCAAATTGAATACATTAACCAATGTGATCATTCTAATACATAACAATTAAATACAGAAAGCTAACTCATACACCTGAAATTCCGAAAACCCCCAATTTTATTATGTAAAATCAAAGAGCAGCTGTATGATAAATCTAGAAGTGAATATGTGAGCTTTCAAGTGTGCGTACGTACCTCAATAACGCCAAGAACACCGAAAGAATAATCAATCCCGTTCAAAGGACAAACCGGAGCTTGGGAACCAAAAATTGAATCGTTAATCGATTTGGGATGACAAATAGAATTAGAAACCCTAGGGTTCTCATCTGCGCATGTTAGCTTAGCAACAATCACAATTAGAACGAACCCAAATTGAGAAATCCTTGTTGGACTCATGAGTTTTGATGATTTCGACATATTTATACACAGGTAAACAGAAtcaattgaaaagaaaaaaaccCTCAAGATTGAAGAACAGAATGAGCCTCAACGGGTAATGTTGAGGCTATGAGATTGAAATGAATTTGggtatgaattgaaaaccttttatgATTTTGAATTTATGGGAAAAAGGTAAACGAAGAAACCAAAAACAGCGAATGGGTTGTGTTGGTGTGAATCAAACGAGGGGTTTTTTGCGTTTCAGAGTCTTGAGAGAATGATAATATTGTTACCCACTtggaaaaatggattttttttcttttttcttttttctttttttcgttTTTGGTAGGCTTACATTTTGGAATCTTGGTCAGTCTACTACATAGACATCTAATAttaacaaaataattatttagaagAGTAGATGCGAATCAATGTtataatattaacattaaaaaTGTATTCGGCTGTATTTTTTGaaataattatttgattattatggtTGTTAGTTACAATAACTAATTTTAATGTATTAAATAATTGAattgtttattttcttattttattatatccATTATTTTCTTATACCATGTTTTATCATGGCTCATCTACCTTGATTTACCATTTACTAAACAactaaaaaagaaaattatatatTGCGGAATTATTCTTTCTATACTGTGACATTGTTTTTCATATGCTGCGAAATTGTTAACATGAAAATCACACCCTTTTATCAAAAAAGTTAGAAGTTTCTTTTTTGTCGTTGTGGAATAATCAAATATCAATTTTACTTTTCACTCATGATTGTTCACCGTTCACTTGGGTTATGAGTAACCACATCAGCATAACGCCATGCACGATAAAGTTATACTgcatttattttcatttatttatttatctatattTTATACAAAAATCTAAAAGGCTTCTTAATTTCATAATCAAGGTTCATGTTTTCCCATTAGGACAATAATACTAATAAAGGAAAAGAGTCGACTTATAATTAAGCTTTTTCTTTCAACATTCAGTTTCAAAAGAGATAACTACCGATTCATGATATTTCAAGAGTCTTTTAACAA encodes:
- the LOC111921253 gene encoding 5'-adenylylsulfate reductase-like 4 — translated: MSKSSKLMSPTRISQFGFVLIVIVAKLTCADENPRVSNSICHPKSINDSIFGSQAPVCPLNGIDYSFGVLGVIEGDETSLQKALSMVHKNAGNYVVVLFYASWCPFSRTFRPTLSQMSSLYPSIAHFAIEESVIRPSILSKYGVHGFPTLFVLNSTMRVRYHGSRTPTSLVAFYTNVTGIKAESVNATSLGETIHEHTNQNNINEPENCPFSWAKSPENMFRHETYLTLATIFVVLRLFYLGYPFIITCAHVSWRRRNVNIRFKTLWEHPLAYMNRAIQLFTSLTEPCKRSNLHGAMNAKAAWASKSLASVSFGEASTSRDGSGS